Proteins encoded by one window of Tissierella sp.:
- a CDS encoding sulfatase-like hydrolase/transferase has product MNKRIQASIYEEKRQKFNSAITTFAGIIILSLFIMTITFAFSRAEVDLVFIKSYLTDIVLMVMNFIPIFLLMSFIYLISNRLWISFTVTSLLFVIMSIINKFKLTYRDDPFSFVDVTLFTESLMMADKYKISLTPLMIIIFILLIGIAIFLKKFFNYKIESKDKRILTILVLILVSITIFKGFYFNPKIYAEVGDKSIINIWVETDQLQSKGFIYPFIYNIADAKDNVLEGYDEDKAKEELNKNNYQDIPQDQKVNIIAIMLEAYNDFSVFESMEVDETVYENFHKLQEESIQGHLITNVFAGGTIDTERGFLTGYHSHPKYNRRTNSHIWYLKEQGYRTEAMHPITGSFYNRRSVNDYIGFDAYYYYENKYKEIQEAYMDDTDFFDSIIEGYENSKKNNEPYFNFSVTYQNHGPYPAEDYTDTEYLKKHSSYDPSTYNIINNYLSGISRTDEALKELFDYYRNEEEPTVIVIFGDHNPWLGTDRVGYNMLGIDIDLSTEEGFTNYFQTPYLIWGNNGAKETFNKDFVGQGNTIGPNFLMAELFQYLGWEGNEYMQYISKLKETIDVTNGNFYKENGRFTKELENKELWKNFRNVEHYYSHNYKK; this is encoded by the coding sequence ATGAACAAAAGGATACAAGCATCTATATATGAAGAGAAGAGACAAAAATTCAATTCTGCTATAACTACTTTTGCTGGCATAATAATCCTAAGCTTATTCATAATGACAATAACTTTTGCATTTTCAAGGGCAGAAGTGGATTTAGTGTTTATTAAATCTTATCTTACAGATATAGTGCTTATGGTGATGAATTTTATACCTATTTTTCTATTGATGTCTTTTATCTACTTAATATCCAATAGATTATGGATAAGCTTCACAGTGACCAGCCTATTATTTGTCATCATGTCTATAATTAATAAATTCAAATTAACCTATAGAGATGATCCATTTTCCTTTGTGGATGTCACATTATTCACTGAATCATTGATGATGGCAGACAAATATAAAATTTCTCTAACTCCATTGATGATAATAATATTCATATTATTAATAGGGATTGCTATTTTCTTGAAGAAGTTTTTTAACTATAAGATAGAATCAAAAGACAAGAGAATCTTAACCATACTTGTATTAATTCTCGTAAGCATAACAATATTTAAAGGATTCTACTTTAATCCCAAGATATATGCAGAAGTAGGAGATAAAAGCATAATAAACATCTGGGTAGAAACTGACCAATTACAATCAAAAGGATTTATCTATCCCTTTATATACAATATAGCTGATGCAAAAGACAATGTATTAGAAGGATATGATGAAGATAAAGCAAAAGAAGAACTAAATAAAAATAATTACCAAGATATCCCTCAAGACCAAAAGGTGAATATTATAGCTATTATGCTAGAGGCTTACAATGATTTCTCAGTATTTGAAAGTATGGAAGTAGATGAGACTGTATATGAAAACTTTCATAAATTGCAGGAAGAATCCATACAAGGCCATTTAATTACCAATGTCTTTGCAGGAGGAACTATAGATACAGAAAGAGGATTTCTAACAGGATATCATTCTCATCCCAAATACAATAGGAGAACAAACTCCCATATATGGTATCTAAAGGAACAAGGATATAGAACAGAAGCCATGCACCCTATTACTGGCTCCTTCTACAATAGGCGAAGTGTCAACGATTATATAGGATTTGATGCATATTATTATTATGAAAATAAATATAAAGAGATACAAGAGGCATATATGGATGATACGGATTTCTTTGACTCCATCATTGAGGGCTATGAAAACAGTAAGAAAAACAATGAACCATATTTCAATTTTTCAGTAACCTACCAAAACCATGGTCCATATCCTGCAGAAGATTATACGGATACTGAGTATCTAAAGAAACACAGCTCCTATGATCCTAGCACATATAATATCATTAATAATTATCTATCAGGAATAAGCAGAACAGATGAGGCTCTCAAGGAATTATTCGATTACTATAGAAATGAAGAAGAGCCAACAGTTATAGTTATATTTGGAGACCACAATCCATGGTTAGGCACAGATAGAGTAGGATATAATATGCTAGGCATTGATATAGATCTATCCACTGAAGAAGGATTTACAAACTATTTCCAAACACCCTATTTAATCTGGGGTAACAATGGAGCAAAAGAAACCTTCAACAAAGATTTTGTAGGACAAGGAAACACCATAGGACCTAATTTCCTAATGGCAGAACTATTCCAATACCTAGGCTGGGAAGGAAACGAATATATGCAGTATATAAGTAAACTAAAGGAAACAATAGATGTAACTAACGGTAACTTTTACAAAGAAAATGGAAGATTCACAAAAGAACTAGAAAACAAAGAACTGTGGAAAAACTTCAGAAATGTAGAACACTACTACAGCCACAACTACAAGAAATAA
- a CDS encoding MBOAT family O-acyltransferase: MLFSSLIFLFVFLPLSILIYYISPRKLKNLVLLTFSLFFYGYGEPKYLIVMLFSIGANYLLGLLVHIFRESKSKLKLVLIATALVNLGIIGYYKYADFIITNINAGLGMSLPIMNIIMPIGISFFTFQGMSYVIDVYRGEGVVQKNPLNVALYISLFPQLIAGPIVRYETVAEQINYREETLDGFTYGIERFILGLSKKVLIANTVGLIADEIFNSPINEMSTLLAWIGILSYTFQIYFDFSGYSDMAIGLGNMFGFKFLENFNYPYISKSVSEFWRRWHISLSTWFRDYVYIPLGGNRVNSLKYLRNIIVVWFLTGLWHGAAWNFIAWGLYYGVILIIEKFIIGKYLKELPNLFQHIYTMIFVILGWLLFRSENITYAYNYFMIMIGQNDTSLISQKALYYLMEYKFELGLAFIASFPLYPMIIEKIDGKDTFFSKVLKGHVKPILLMGLLLTCTMYLINSTFNPFIYFRF, from the coding sequence ATGTTATTTAGTAGTTTGATTTTTTTATTTGTGTTTTTACCATTATCAATCTTAATTTACTATATTTCTCCTCGTAAATTGAAAAATCTTGTTTTATTGACTTTTAGTTTATTCTTTTATGGCTATGGGGAACCAAAATATTTAATAGTAATGCTATTTTCAATAGGTGCAAACTATTTACTAGGTTTGCTAGTTCATATCTTTAGAGAAAGCAAAAGCAAACTAAAGCTAGTACTCATTGCAACAGCCTTAGTCAACCTTGGAATCATTGGATACTATAAATATGCAGATTTTATTATAACTAATATAAATGCTGGACTAGGGATGTCTCTTCCTATTATGAATATCATCATGCCTATTGGAATATCATTCTTTACATTTCAAGGTATGAGCTATGTAATAGATGTATATCGTGGAGAAGGGGTGGTGCAGAAGAACCCTCTAAATGTGGCCCTGTATATCTCACTATTCCCACAGCTTATTGCAGGACCAATAGTTAGATATGAGACAGTAGCAGAGCAAATCAACTATAGAGAAGAAACCCTAGATGGTTTTACCTATGGAATAGAAAGATTTATACTAGGACTGTCAAAGAAAGTATTAATTGCAAATACAGTAGGCTTAATTGCAGATGAAATTTTTAATTCTCCAATAAATGAGATGTCTACATTACTTGCTTGGATAGGAATACTATCATATACATTTCAAATATACTTTGATTTCTCAGGATATTCAGATATGGCAATTGGACTTGGGAATATGTTCGGTTTTAAATTCTTAGAAAACTTTAATTACCCATATATATCCAAATCTGTTAGTGAATTTTGGAGGAGATGGCATATTTCCTTAAGCACTTGGTTTAGAGATTATGTATATATTCCTTTAGGAGGAAATAGAGTTAATTCCTTAAAATATCTTAGGAATATAATAGTAGTATGGTTTTTAACAGGCCTATGGCATGGTGCAGCTTGGAACTTTATCGCCTGGGGACTATACTATGGTGTAATACTCATTATTGAAAAATTCATCATAGGAAAATACCTCAAAGAATTACCTAATTTATTTCAGCATATTTACACTATGATATTTGTAATCCTTGGATGGTTGCTATTTAGATCAGAAAACATTACATATGCATATAATTACTTTATGATAATGATAGGTCAAAATGATACATCGCTAATAAGCCAAAAAGCTTTATATTATTTAATGGAATACAAATTTGAGCTGGGACTAGCTTTTATAGCTTCATTTCCTCTATATCCTATGATTATTGAAAAAATAGATGGAAAAGATACATTCTTTAGTAAAGTACTTAAAGGACATGTAAAGCCAATATTATTGATGGGATTATTATTAACTTGCACAATGTACTTAATTAATTCAACATTTAATCCATTTATATACTTTAGATTTTAA
- a CDS encoding S41 family peptidase, with product MYNNKFKSIIFILILVLIAPNFAAAEDTAVESAADVEFFLEVLDYIKESYPFEIEERTLIEGALKGMLQSVDPYSNYYTPEEANSLYSGLSGTFSGVGIYIEEKDGYINVNSTMKGQPAEKAGIQKDDLIIMVNDIDIKDLGIEKVSSMIKGVTGTKVTVTVKRGEKLHRYEVTRETITISPVHSEVLEDNIGYIQLEDFSSQATKDMKKALSEFDKKGINKIILDLRDNPGGLLDQAVSIAKLFVTKGPIVHTRGSDDELFTYSSKLTKSKYKLVVLVNENSASASEILAGAIKDRKAGVLIGTKTFGKGIVQSLSPVVDGSLIKLTTSEYLTPNKTSIHGKGIEPDIQVKNTATEDLQLKKAIGELK from the coding sequence ATGTACAATAATAAATTTAAAAGTATAATATTTATCCTTATCTTAGTATTAATTGCACCAAATTTTGCAGCAGCAGAGGATACAGCTGTAGAATCAGCAGCTGATGTAGAATTTTTTCTTGAAGTACTAGACTATATTAAAGAAAGCTACCCCTTTGAAATAGAAGAAAGAACATTAATCGAAGGTGCATTAAAAGGTATGCTCCAATCAGTTGACCCTTATAGTAACTACTATACTCCTGAAGAAGCAAATAGCTTATACAGTGGCTTGTCAGGAACTTTTAGTGGAGTAGGTATTTATATTGAAGAAAAAGACGGATATATAAATGTAAATAGCACAATGAAGGGGCAACCAGCAGAAAAGGCTGGAATACAAAAAGACGATTTAATTATAATGGTAAATGATATAGATATAAAAGACCTAGGAATAGAAAAAGTATCATCTATGATTAAGGGAGTAACAGGCACAAAAGTAACAGTTACAGTTAAAAGAGGAGAAAAACTTCACAGATATGAAGTAACAAGAGAAACAATAACTATTAGTCCAGTACATTCAGAAGTGTTAGAGGATAATATTGGATATATTCAATTAGAAGATTTTAGCTCCCAAGCTACTAAGGATATGAAAAAGGCCTTATCAGAATTTGATAAAAAAGGAATTAATAAAATAATCTTAGATCTAAGAGATAATCCAGGAGGATTACTAGATCAAGCAGTATCAATAGCTAAACTATTTGTCACAAAGGGACCAATAGTTCATACAAGAGGAAGTGATGATGAATTATTCACATATTCATCAAAACTAACTAAATCAAAATACAAACTTGTGGTTCTAGTCAATGAAAATTCTGCTTCTGCTTCTGAAATATTAGCAGGCGCAATAAAAGATAGAAAAGCGGGAGTATTAATAGGCACTAAAACCTTTGGAAAAGGCATAGTCCAATCTTTAAGCCCTGTTGTAGATGGCAGCTTAATAAAATTAACAACATCGGAATACCTAACACCAAATAAAACTTCTATTCATGGCAAAGGAATAGAACCAGATATACAAGTAAAAAATACAGCAACAGAAGATTTACAACTAAAGAAAGCAATAGGAGAGTTGAAATAA
- a CDS encoding TetR/AcrR family transcriptional regulator encodes MDSEKLSNRQKKALETKDKIYKAAYLLFKNYGFDNVSVDSIVESAGVSKGTFYVHFDSKSSLIHALSVDLVDDVDSDYKDFVESLLPSTNPSDILILFAEKISTTITDVVGYDLIKATYEAQITRKINIDESLKYSRDLYQTFNKIISIGIEKEEFKSTSPVEVITKQCIVAIRGLTYEWCIRYPDFDLKSEVRDHFSLLLEGIKK; translated from the coding sequence ATGGATAGTGAGAAATTAAGTAATAGACAGAAGAAGGCTTTGGAAACTAAGGATAAAATATATAAAGCTGCTTACCTCTTGTTTAAAAATTATGGTTTTGACAATGTAAGTGTAGATTCAATTGTAGAATCTGCAGGGGTTTCTAAGGGGACTTTTTATGTTCATTTTGATTCTAAAAGCTCACTGATTCATGCTCTTAGTGTTGATTTGGTTGATGATGTTGATTCAGACTATAAAGATTTTGTAGAATCTTTACTCCCTAGTACTAACCCATCAGATATACTTATTTTATTTGCTGAGAAAATATCCACTACAATAACAGATGTAGTGGGCTATGACTTAATTAAAGCTACCTATGAAGCACAGATAACAAGAAAAATTAATATTGATGAATCTTTAAAATATTCTAGGGATTTATATCAAACATTTAATAAAATAATCAGTATCGGTATTGAGAAAGAGGAGTTTAAATCTACTAGCCCTGTAGAGGTAATTACTAAACAATGTATCGTTGCCATAAGGGGGCTCACCTATGAGTGGTGTATACGATATCCTGATTTTGATCTCAAATCAGAAGTTAGAGATCATTTTAGCCTACTATTAGAGGGCATTAAAAAATAA